Sequence from the Catenuloplanes indicus genome:
CGCGTCCGTGATCGTGTAGCTGCGGATCGCGCCGGCGCGCGGTGCGTCGGTGCGCACCGCGACGATCAGCGGGTGCAGCTCGCCCTGCCGGGTCAGGTCGGCGAGCAGCGCCATGGCCGTCTCCGGGGCGCAGCGCGGCCGTGCCGTGTAATGGAAATCGCCCGTCCGCACGGGATGATCCTATGCGGCGGGCGATCGTCCGTACCCCTCGGCGGTCAGCGGCCGTTCTGGGACAGCGCCTCGAGCAGGTCGCCGACCGGGCGGTCGGACATGGCGCGGGCCACGTCGGCCAGCGCGATGATGCCGACCAGGCTGGTGCCGTCGATCACCGGCAGCCGGCGCACCTGGTGCTGCGACATCGTGCGCAGGATCTCCCGGGCGTCGTCGTCCGCGCCGATCGTGATCGCCTCACCCTGCGCGAGTGTGCCCGCGGTGATCGAGTTCGGGTCCTTGCCCTTGCCGAGCACCTTCACCACGATGTCGCGGTCGGTGATCACACCCTTGATCTTGTTGTCCACGCCGCAGATCGGCAGCGACCCGACGTCCAGGTCCGCCATCTTCTTCGCCGCGGCCGACAGGTACTCGTTCTCGCCGACGCAGGTCACGTCAGTCGTCATGATCTCGCGAGCCGTCGTCATGATCAGCTACACCTCCGGGTTCGACGCACTTGCCTCCTTGATACCGCCTCCAAGGTGCGAATCACCCGGAATCCGGTCAACAGCCGCCCGTCAGCCGGCTGTTTCCCGCAGTGCGTCGTCGATCAGCGCGCGCTGGCGGGACAGGCTTTCCGGCGTCAGGCCGGGGCGCCCGCCGGGGTGACCGAGCGTGGAACTGGCGGCGGCGACCGCGCCGCTCGCGGCCGAGACCGGATCGTCCCCGCGCAGCAGCGCGGCCACCAGGCCCGCGACCAGGGAGTCCCCGGCGCCGGTGGTGTCCGCCGTCGTCGTCTGCACGCCGGGGATCACGACGTGGCCGTCCGTACCCCACGGGGAACGGGCCGACCAGGCGAAGAGATTGGCGCCGTCGTCCAGCGCGAGCGCGGCAAGCCACGGACCGCGCCGGTGGATCTCCCGGGCCGCGCGGAGACCGCGCTCCTCGGTCCCGACCTCCGCACCGGCCAGCAGTCCCGCTTCCTGCTCGTCCGCCCGGATCACGTCCGCCCAGCCCAGCAGGGCGCCGTCGCCGGGCGCTCCGTCCAGCACCACGATCGGGCCGCGCGGTGTCGTCCCGCTCTCCGCCTCCGGATCGCCGTGCGGTCCCGCGGTGCGGCGTGCCGCGCGAGCGGCGGCCAGGAGCGCTTCCGGCGGCTGCTGCAACTGCAGGACGACCGCGTCCGCGTTCGCCAGCCGGCCGGCCGCGGCGGCCACGTCGTCCGGCGTGAGCAGCGA
This genomic interval carries:
- a CDS encoding CBS domain-containing protein codes for the protein MTTAREIMTTDVTCVGENEYLSAAAKKMADLDVGSLPICGVDNKIKGVITDRDIVVKVLGKGKDPNSITAGTLAQGEAITIGADDDAREILRTMSQHQVRRLPVIDGTSLVGIIALADVARAMSDRPVGDLLEALSQNGR
- a CDS encoding PfkB family carbohydrate kinase; protein product: MTVMVAGQIARDLVLTVPAVPGAGEAADAHERREMLGGKGANQAVALAQLGVPVALLGVAGADETGERLLNQARKDGIDVSSVPVRGESALIVELLDADGEWRYVQHLPESSLLTPDDVAAAAGRLANADAVVLQLQQPPEALLAAARAARRTAGPHGDPEAESGTTPRGPIVVLDGAPGDGALLGWADVIRADEQEAGLLAGAEVGTEERGLRAAREIHRRGPWLAALALDDGANLFAWSARSPWGTDGHVVIPGVQTTTADTTGAGDSLVAGLVAALLRGDDPVSAASGAVAAASSTLGHPGGRPGLTPESLSRQRALIDDALRETAG